In Syntrophorhabdaceae bacterium, a single window of DNA contains:
- a CDS encoding N-acetyltransferase has product MSNFFDKLSVRYMTKDDLDSIVEIDIKVLGESRRDYWNTKIIKQAESRPHDASLVSEIDGKVAGFILGEVSGWEFKVPNNIGWIDTIGIDPDYQNRGIAKVLANALISNIKKYGVDTIYTLVNWNDWDLLQFFHAMGFSRGDMINLVLKV; this is encoded by the coding sequence ATGAGCAACTTTTTCGACAAATTGAGCGTGCGGTACATGACCAAGGATGATTTGGATTCCATAGTAGAAATTGACATAAAAGTTTTGGGGGAGTCGAGGAGAGATTATTGGAACACAAAAATAATCAAACAGGCTGAGTCAAGACCCCATGATGCATCCCTTGTCTCTGAGATAGACGGAAAAGTGGCAGGCTTCATTCTGGGCGAGGTGAGCGGCTGGGAGTTTAAGGTCCCGAATAATATCGGTTGGATCGACACGATCGGCATAGATCCGGACTACCAAAACAGGGGTATCGCCAAGGTCCTCGCGAATGCGCTTATCTCAAATATCAAAAAATATGGCGTCGATACGATCTATACCCTCGTGAACTGGAATGATTGGGATTTGCTCCAGTTTTTTCACGCCATGGGATTCTCGCGGGGAGACATGATAAATCTCGTCCTGAAGGTATAA
- a CDS encoding dihydroorotase: protein MRILLKGGRVIDPATDLDAVMDVMIHGGEIEKIDRNITVSKGDVRVIDVSGYVVAPGLIDVHTHLREPGFEFKETIATGTRAAVRGGFTTLVCMANTSPVNDNRSVTEAIVEKAKAEGACRVYPCGAITKGLKGEELSEIGDMFNAGIVAISDDGRSVKNAELLRKAFEYVKLFNIPVISHCEDEDLSHGYVHEGAASLLSGLLAVPSIAEEIIVKRDMAIAAYVGSPVHLTHISTAGSVDAIGESKKRYRKITCDTCPHYFSLTDEATLSYDTNTRVNPPLRGLSDMEAIKEGLRSNIIDIIATDHAPHDLTSKDVEFDLAAPGISGLETAFALSLRLVHEGVLPLKELLAKFTVNPAGFLNLPYGTLAAETAADIIVFDPLKPWTVDPAAFLSKGRNTPFGGWKLKGKNLLTIVNGSIVYRDKGFSA from the coding sequence ATGAGAATCCTTTTGAAAGGCGGCAGGGTTATTGACCCCGCCACCGATCTCGATGCGGTTATGGATGTCATGATACACGGCGGTGAGATCGAGAAGATAGACCGGAATATCACGGTGTCGAAGGGAGACGTCCGTGTTATCGACGTCTCCGGGTATGTGGTCGCTCCGGGCCTCATAGACGTGCATACCCATCTCAGGGAGCCGGGTTTCGAGTTCAAAGAGACAATCGCCACGGGCACGAGGGCTGCCGTGAGGGGCGGATTCACCACACTTGTATGCATGGCCAATACCTCCCCCGTCAACGACAACAGGAGCGTTACTGAAGCCATAGTGGAGAAGGCAAAAGCTGAAGGGGCCTGCCGGGTCTATCCTTGCGGGGCCATCACCAAGGGACTTAAGGGTGAAGAGCTTTCGGAGATAGGCGATATGTTCAATGCCGGCATCGTCGCCATATCGGATGACGGAAGATCGGTGAAAAATGCGGAGCTTCTCAGAAAGGCCTTCGAATACGTCAAGCTTTTCAATATCCCCGTCATCTCCCATTGCGAGGATGAGGACCTTTCACACGGCTATGTCCATGAAGGCGCCGCCTCATTGCTTTCGGGACTCCTTGCCGTCCCCTCCATTGCAGAGGAGATCATTGTGAAGCGTGACATGGCAATCGCCGCCTATGTAGGCTCTCCTGTCCATCTCACCCACATATCGACTGCCGGAAGTGTCGATGCGATCGGAGAATCAAAAAAGCGCTACCGCAAAATTACGTGTGATACGTGTCCCCATTATTTCTCTCTTACCGATGAGGCCACCCTCTCCTATGATACAAATACTCGGGTAAACCCTCCCCTCAGGGGGCTATCCGATATGGAGGCGATCAAAGAGGGGTTGAGAAGCAATATAATCGACATCATCGCCACGGACCACGCGCCCCACGACCTCACCTCGAAAGACGTAGAGTTCGACCTAGCCGCGCCCGGGATATCGGGGCTGGAAACCGCCTTCGCTCTGTCTTTGCGGCTCGTGCATGAAGGAGTGCTTCCACTAAAAGAGCTGCTTGCTAAATTCACGGTGAATCCCGCCGGATTCCTGAATCTTCCCTATGGCACGCTTGCGGCCGAGACTGCGGCCGATATCATTGTCTTTGATCCCCTCAAGCCCTGGACGGTGGATCCCGCCGCTTTTCTGTCAAAAGGCAGAAATACGCCTTTCGGCGGGTGGAAGCTCAAAGGAAAGAACCTGCTCACCATTGTCAATGGCTCGATTGTATACAGGGACAAAGGGTTTTCGGCATAG
- a CDS encoding aspartate carbamoyltransferase catalytic subunit, with protein MEWTRKDLLGIKGLAKEEILSILDTAESFKDVSRREIKKVPTLRGKTVITLFYEPSTRTRISFEIAAKRLSADTINMTASTSSYVKGETLKDTGRNLESMKPDVIIIRHSMPGAPHMLSRILDSAVINGGDGSHEHPTQALLDLFTMREKKGSLDGLKVAIVGDIAHSRVARSNIFALAHFNAEITCSAPPTMIPQGIEQLGVKVEYDLTRAVRGADVIMMLRIQKERGGVTAIPSIKEYSTLFGLKKKHLKEAAKDVIIMHPGPMNRGIEIADEVADGPYSVILEQVENGVAVRMAVLYLLTGGET; from the coding sequence ATGGAGTGGACCAGGAAAGACCTTCTCGGCATAAAAGGGCTCGCCAAAGAGGAGATCCTCTCCATTCTCGATACCGCTGAATCCTTCAAGGATGTATCCCGGAGAGAAATAAAGAAGGTCCCTACCCTGCGGGGCAAGACCGTTATCACCCTTTTCTATGAGCCGAGCACCCGCACGCGGATTTCATTTGAAATCGCCGCCAAACGCCTTAGCGCCGATACAATAAATATGACTGCCAGCACGAGCAGCTACGTCAAAGGCGAGACCCTGAAGGACACGGGAAGGAACCTCGAGTCCATGAAGCCTGATGTGATCATCATCCGGCACAGCATGCCGGGCGCTCCTCATATGCTCTCCCGTATCCTTGATTCAGCGGTAATTAATGGAGGGGACGGCTCCCATGAGCACCCTACCCAGGCGCTGCTCGACCTTTTTACCATGCGAGAGAAGAAGGGCTCTCTCGACGGGCTTAAGGTCGCCATCGTGGGCGATATTGCCCACAGCAGGGTCGCCCGATCGAATATTTTCGCCCTCGCCCATTTCAACGCGGAGATCACCTGCTCGGCCCCGCCCACGATGATACCGCAGGGTATCGAACAATTGGGCGTGAAGGTCGAATATGATCTCACCAGGGCAGTAAGGGGCGCCGATGTCATTATGATGCTGCGCATACAGAAAGAACGGGGCGGGGTGACTGCCATACCTTCCATAAAAGAATACTCCACCCTTTTCGGCCTGAAGAAGAAACATCTCAAAGAAGCGGCCAAAGACGTGATTATTATGCACCCTGGTCCCATGAACCGCGGTATCGAGATCGCCGACGAAGTGGCCGACGGTCCCTATTCGGTAATTCTGGAACAGGTGGAAAATGGTGTTGCCGTGAGGATGGCGGTTCTCTATCTCCTCACGGGAGGTGAGACATGA
- the pyrR gene encoding bifunctional pyr operon transcriptional regulator/uracil phosphoribosyltransferase PyrR, with translation MKKKTLLDKKAIERTINRITHEIIEKNEGCASLSLIGIRTRGVHVANRIRDKILEVEGISLPVGVLDITMYRDDIFKLKTPVLKKTEIRFDLTGKTIVLVDDVMHTGRTARAAIDSIMDLGRPNKIQLAVLVDRGQRELPIHPDYAGVVCAVDPGEEVLVRLREVDKKDEVVLVRS, from the coding sequence ATGAAGAAGAAGACGCTCCTCGATAAGAAGGCGATAGAAAGAACGATCAACCGGATCACCCATGAGATTATCGAGAAAAACGAAGGATGCGCATCATTGAGCCTTATAGGCATCCGCACCAGGGGGGTCCACGTGGCCAACCGGATCAGGGATAAAATATTGGAGGTCGAAGGAATATCACTCCCCGTGGGGGTGCTCGACATCACCATGTATCGGGACGATATTTTTAAATTGAAAACACCGGTGCTCAAGAAGACGGAAATCCGCTTCGACCTCACCGGTAAGACGATTGTCCTGGTCGATGACGTAATGCATACCGGCCGGACCGCCAGGGCCGCCATTGATTCGATTATGGACCTGGGCAGACCGAATAAGATTCAACTCGCGGTGCTCGTGGACAGGGGTCAAAGAGAGCTTCCCATCCATCCCGATTATGCGGGGGTGGTATGTGCGGTCGACCCCGGCGAGGAGGTCCTGGTGCGTCTGCGCGAAGTGGACAAGAAAGACGAAGTAGTGCTCGTGAGGTCGTGA
- a CDS encoding crossover junction endodeoxyribonuclease RuvC, whose amino-acid sequence MIILGFDPGLASTGFGAISCEGPSPSLVKCGHIKTSKDDDMSRRLSQIYADVNVLLSAVKPELVAVENIFSLVRYPRAGILLGGVIGVIYLAVFQSNMAMKEITTKEVKNALVGYGSADKDQVRRTVQAMLQMDGLPSFHAADALAVALTAFYRNGPGRRL is encoded by the coding sequence ATGATTATATTAGGCTTTGATCCAGGTCTGGCGAGCACGGGTTTCGGCGCCATTTCATGTGAAGGTCCCAGCCCCTCGCTCGTGAAATGCGGCCATATTAAGACATCGAAGGACGACGATATGTCCCGAAGGCTCTCTCAGATCTATGCCGACGTGAACGTGTTGCTTAGCGCAGTGAAGCCGGAGCTCGTGGCGGTAGAGAACATCTTTTCCCTCGTAAGATATCCCAGGGCAGGCATTCTTTTGGGGGGCGTGATCGGGGTCATTTACCTCGCCGTCTTTCAAAGCAATATGGCTATGAAGGAGATCACGACGAAAGAGGTCAAAAACGCCCTTGTAGGATATGGAAGTGCGGATAAAGATCAGGTGAGAAGGACCGTGCAGGCGATGCTGCAAATGGACGGGCTTCCCTCTTTTCACGCGGCGGATGCGCTGGCAGTGGCCCTCACCGCCTTTTACAGAAACGGTCCCGGAAGAAGATTATGA
- the ruvA gene encoding Holliday junction branch migration protein RuvA, translated as MISYLEGKLKGIYDERLTLLVNGIGYDVLIPAYVLHEIRRLHKPDGPLSLYISFNQTERQPKPILVGFTNVLDREFFELFISVEDIGPSAAIKALVRSAREIAHWIEEKDVKALRQLKGIGERKAEKIVATLRGKVAKYALLPEVLLPAGEAEDFRKEVEYVMVSQLGHKTIEARKMVEEAMKRNPTISSSEQLFEEVYRGQKK; from the coding sequence ATGATCTCCTATCTCGAAGGAAAATTGAAGGGCATCTACGATGAGCGGCTGACGCTGCTTGTAAACGGGATCGGCTATGATGTCCTGATCCCCGCCTATGTGCTGCACGAGATAAGGCGGCTTCATAAACCCGACGGGCCGCTGAGCCTTTATATCTCTTTCAATCAGACCGAGCGGCAGCCCAAGCCGATCCTCGTCGGGTTCACGAATGTGCTTGACAGGGAATTCTTCGAGCTTTTTATATCCGTCGAAGACATAGGGCCTTCCGCTGCAATCAAGGCGCTCGTGAGGTCCGCGCGGGAGATTGCCCATTGGATAGAAGAAAAGGATGTCAAGGCCCTGAGGCAGTTAAAGGGCATAGGGGAAAGAAAGGCGGAAAAGATAGTCGCCACGCTCCGGGGGAAAGTAGCGAAATATGCGCTCCTTCCCGAGGTACTCCTTCCTGCGGGCGAGGCCGAGGATTTCCGCAAGGAAGTGGAATACGTAATGGTGAGTCAGCTCGGCCATAAAACGATCGAGGCGAGAAAGATGGTCGAAGAGGCCATGAAGAGGAATCCCACCATCTCATCGTCGGAACAATTGTTCGAAGAGGTTTACCGGGGTCAGAAAAAATGA
- the ruvB gene encoding Holliday junction branch migration DNA helicase RuvB, whose product MINEEITTVTEQIAEDRATDNEIHVTLRPTMLAEYVGQDNVVETLKIAIEAAILRKEPLEHILFNGPPGLGKTTLAHIIANEMGTRIITTSGPALEKGGDLMGLLTHMEKGDVFFIDEIHRIPKVVEEFLYPAMEDFAVDFIFDKGVHARTHRYRLEQFTLIGATTRSGLLSSPLRERFGITRDLDFYTEADLVRIIKRSAIILNVSIDEKGAYETARRARGTPRVANRLLKRVRDYAQVRADGRITGAIAVDALALEGIDECGLGEIDRKLLRTIILNYRGGPVGIEALAATLQLESDVLLEVVEPYLLKTGFIIRTSQGRRVSEKAFTHLRIPFKGTSEGPGLFG is encoded by the coding sequence ATGATCAACGAAGAGATTACGACCGTAACGGAACAAATTGCCGAGGACAGGGCGACGGACAACGAGATTCATGTAACCCTGAGACCCACCATGCTCGCCGAATACGTGGGACAGGATAATGTGGTTGAAACCCTCAAGATCGCCATCGAGGCCGCCATATTGAGAAAAGAGCCCCTGGAGCATATCCTCTTTAACGGTCCCCCCGGCCTGGGCAAAACCACATTGGCTCATATTATTGCCAATGAGATGGGCACCCGCATCATCACCACATCGGGCCCCGCCCTGGAAAAAGGGGGAGACCTCATGGGGCTTTTGACCCATATGGAGAAAGGGGATGTCTTTTTTATCGACGAGATCCACAGAATACCCAAGGTGGTGGAGGAATTCCTCTATCCGGCCATGGAGGATTTCGCGGTGGATTTTATATTCGACAAAGGGGTCCACGCAAGGACCCATCGCTATCGTCTCGAGCAATTCACCCTCATAGGGGCGACTACAAGATCGGGACTCCTCTCCTCTCCGTTGAGAGAGAGGTTCGGCATTACCCGCGACCTTGATTTTTATACCGAAGCCGACCTGGTACGGATTATCAAACGATCGGCAATCATCCTCAATGTGTCTATCGACGAAAAAGGGGCTTATGAGACCGCGAGGCGGGCGAGGGGCACGCCGAGAGTCGCAAACAGACTGCTCAAGCGGGTGCGCGATTATGCACAGGTGAGGGCCGACGGAAGGATCACGGGCGCTATTGCCGTGGACGCCCTGGCGCTGGAAGGTATCGACGAGTGTGGTCTCGGGGAGATAGACAGGAAGCTCTTACGTACAATTATTCTTAATTACAGGGGAGGCCCCGTGGGCATCGAGGCGCTCGCCGCAACCCTTCAACTCGAGTCGGACGTACTCCTGGAGGTGGTGGAGCCTTATCTTTTAAAAACAGGGTTTATCATCAGGACTTCCCAGGGCAGGAGGGTATCGGAAAAGGCTTTCACTCACCTCAGGATACCTTTTAAAGGTACATCTGAAGGGCCGGGTTTGTTCGGATAA
- a CDS encoding S1 RNA-binding domain-containing protein: MSEVNLESGEGAADVRIEETGKEEQFAELFEKSGNMSKRLEPGQKIKSFVVSISGDFVYIDLGGKSEGVVDLSEFMDENNNYTVKVGDELEVHFVTVQNGVKKLTTLVRGVSTVDLSGIREAFEAGLPVNGKVAGELKGGFEVRVGKVRCFCPFSQMDLRASRDAGVYVGEIFPFRILEFEEGGRNIIVSRRALLEEERQVQVEALKKNLQVGMEVPAKVRSIQNFGVFVDLGGIDGLIPMSELAWDRSEKAENILNLGQEVTAKVIALDWEKDRLTLSLKAMQADPWTDVAEKYSSDMAVKGKIVRLAPFGAFVSLEPGIDGLIHVSKLAPGKRIKHPKEVVEVGQEVEVYILEVDAQKKKISLSMEQKVEKERPILPGIGEILQGRIEKIMPYGLFLHTEGGVKGFIPNSEMGTPRGTNHSRLFPEGTNMEVVVTAVDQERGKVTFSRSGVEEKVAQDEYRQYRDTVKKQETSPGGLGSFGELLMAKLGEKK, translated from the coding sequence ATGTCCGAAGTAAATCTTGAGAGCGGCGAAGGGGCCGCTGACGTAAGAATCGAAGAAACCGGCAAAGAAGAGCAGTTTGCGGAGCTGTTTGAAAAAAGCGGCAATATGTCCAAAAGGCTGGAGCCAGGGCAGAAAATTAAATCCTTTGTGGTGAGCATTTCAGGGGATTTCGTCTACATTGACCTCGGCGGCAAGAGCGAAGGTGTGGTAGACCTGAGCGAATTCATGGATGAGAACAACAACTACACCGTGAAGGTGGGAGACGAGCTGGAGGTTCACTTCGTCACCGTCCAGAATGGAGTAAAGAAACTCACCACCCTCGTACGCGGTGTATCGACCGTTGATTTATCAGGTATCCGCGAGGCTTTTGAGGCAGGCTTGCCGGTAAACGGTAAAGTGGCGGGAGAGCTCAAAGGTGGATTTGAAGTCCGGGTAGGAAAGGTCCGATGTTTTTGTCCTTTCTCTCAAATGGATCTCAGGGCCAGCAGGGATGCCGGCGTCTATGTGGGAGAGATCTTTCCCTTCCGTATATTGGAATTCGAAGAAGGAGGCAGAAATATCATTGTCTCCAGGCGAGCCCTCCTCGAAGAAGAACGGCAGGTTCAGGTCGAAGCATTAAAGAAGAACCTTCAGGTAGGCATGGAAGTCCCTGCTAAAGTGCGGTCCATTCAAAATTTTGGCGTTTTCGTCGATTTGGGCGGTATAGATGGTCTTATCCCGATGAGCGAGCTTGCGTGGGACCGTTCTGAAAAGGCGGAAAACATTCTCAACCTCGGACAGGAAGTGACGGCAAAGGTGATTGCCCTGGATTGGGAAAAAGATCGCCTCACCTTAAGCCTGAAGGCAATGCAGGCAGACCCCTGGACGGATGTGGCGGAGAAATATTCTTCCGATATGGCGGTAAAAGGGAAGATCGTGCGTCTTGCTCCTTTCGGCGCCTTTGTCTCTCTGGAGCCGGGTATCGACGGTCTCATCCACGTCTCAAAGCTTGCGCCGGGCAAAAGAATCAAACACCCGAAAGAAGTGGTGGAAGTGGGCCAGGAAGTAGAGGTCTATATTCTGGAGGTTGACGCCCAGAAGAAAAAGATTTCTCTCTCCATGGAACAGAAGGTAGAGAAAGAAAGACCGATCCTTCCGGGAATAGGAGAGATCCTCCAGGGAAGAATTGAGAAAATCATGCCTTACGGGCTTTTTCTTCACACCGAGGGAGGAGTAAAGGGTTTTATTCCCAATTCTGAAATGGGAACTCCCAGGGGGACGAATCACAGTCGCCTTTTCCCTGAGGGAACCAATATGGAAGTTGTGGTGACCGCAGTGGACCAGGAGCGGGGCAAGGTAACCTTCAGCCGAAGCGGAGTAGAGGAAAAAGTCGCCCAGGACGAGTATCGCCAGTATAGGGATACGGTGAAGAAACAGGAAACCTCACCGGGGGGACTCGGAAGTTTCGGTGAGCTCCTCATGGCCAAATTGGGAGAAAAGAAATAG
- a CDS encoding FKBP-type peptidyl-prolyl cis-trans isomerase, which yields MKLKMIVVLAVLFLATQVGAQTPTALKTPKEKLSYSIGVDIGNTIKRQQIETDPSVLAQGLKDAVSGSKLLLTDQEMREIMVAFQKDMVAKQTEMLKKVGETNKKEGDAFLAENKKKPGVVTLPDGLQYKVIKEGTGKMPKATDTVTVQYRGTLVNGSEFDSSFKRGEPATFQVSGVIPGWTEALQKMKTGSKWQLFVPPNLAYGERGAGNIIGPNSTLIFEVELVSIK from the coding sequence ATGAAATTAAAGATGATAGTGGTTTTGGCAGTATTGTTCCTCGCGACCCAGGTGGGCGCCCAGACCCCCACGGCTTTAAAAACCCCCAAAGAGAAGCTCAGCTATTCCATCGGTGTAGATATCGGGAATACCATTAAACGGCAGCAGATAGAGACGGATCCCTCCGTCCTTGCGCAGGGTCTTAAAGATGCCGTGTCCGGAAGCAAGCTCCTCCTTACCGATCAGGAGATGCGGGAAATCATGGTGGCTTTTCAGAAAGATATGGTGGCCAAGCAGACCGAGATGCTGAAAAAGGTCGGCGAAACGAACAAAAAAGAAGGGGATGCCTTTCTTGCGGAAAATAAAAAGAAGCCGGGAGTCGTCACATTACCGGACGGTCTGCAGTATAAGGTGATTAAGGAAGGAACGGGCAAAATGCCTAAAGCAACCGATACGGTCACCGTCCAATACAGGGGCACTCTTGTCAATGGATCGGAATTCGACAGCTCTTTTAAGCGGGGAGAGCCGGCAACCTTTCAGGTTTCGGGAGTGATCCCCGGCTGGACCGAAGCCCTTCAGAAAATGAAGACCGGATCGAAGTGGCAGTTATTTGTCCCGCCGAACCTTGCCTATGGCGAACGAGGGGCGGGCAATATTATCGGTCCGAACTCCACGCTGATTTTTGAGGTTGAACTGGTATCGATCAAATAA
- a CDS encoding ferredoxin, with the protein MKVRVDGDACVGDGSCAETCPEIFVMEGDLAVVKTEKVPEDLEDAVREASDACPVEAILIDE; encoded by the coding sequence ATGAAAGTCAGAGTAGATGGAGATGCATGCGTGGGGGACGGCTCCTGTGCGGAGACCTGTCCCGAAATATTCGTGATGGAAGGGGACCTTGCCGTAGTGAAGACGGAGAAGGTGCCCGAAGACCTTGAAGATGCCGTACGGGAGGCCTCAGACGCATGTCCCGTTGAAGCCATTCTGATCGACGAGTGA
- a CDS encoding pyridoxamine 5'-phosphate oxidase family protein: protein MNTADIEKSVLLARRIGHLFVATANDKGEPHVAVAGLLDYRGGSRIGVSAWFCPDTLANLQMNGRISVVVWDKEGDTGYQLIGKSEKIESIAMMDGYSPSAREAEALPQVERLVTVKVNKVIDFLRTLHSDREK from the coding sequence ATGAATACCGCGGATATAGAGAAATCGGTTCTCCTCGCGCGCAGGATAGGGCACCTGTTTGTGGCTACCGCAAATGACAAGGGGGAGCCACACGTGGCGGTGGCGGGCCTCCTCGACTACCGGGGCGGCTCCCGTATCGGGGTGAGCGCCTGGTTTTGCCCCGATACCCTCGCCAACCTCCAAATGAACGGTCGCATATCGGTGGTGGTGTGGGATAAGGAAGGCGATACAGGGTACCAGCTCATCGGAAAATCCGAAAAGATCGAAAGCATTGCGATGATGGACGGCTATTCCCCGTCTGCCCGTGAAGCGGAAGCCCTGCCTCAGGTGGAGCGGCTCGTGACAGTGAAGGTTAATAAGGTGATCGATTTCCTGAGGACCCTGCACAGCGACCGCGAAAAGTAA
- the secD gene encoding protein translocase subunit SecD, with protein sequence MLKSLKLRAILILVFLVISIVYCLPNVVELKGAWKQYLPSEKIHLGLDLKGGIHLLLELDTAKMMENLGERKFNGLKDALIRDGIRFLSLDRRDGAVSVTVRADQKEKLYNVVGKEFPDLKADTTRVEGDNFSVRFIWLEKEIAALKEHAVEQALETIRNRIDQFGVSEPVIARQGENQILVQLPGVKDPERAIELIGKTAQLEFKLVDEENAAKATSGVAPEGDELLMEKRRNRETGIVTSSPILLKKQALLTGDLLTSAKVGVGSGLGSEIRVDIEFNSEGARIFDRITGENVGKRIAIVLDNTVYSAPVVKDRISGGKAQISGGFTMDEASDLAIVLRAGALPAPVKIVQNITIGPTLGQDSINKGIQAALLGAVLVIIFMVFYYRYSGVVADIALFLNLIYLLGAFSAMKATMTLPGIAGIILTMGIGVDTNVIIFERIREELRLGKTVRAAIDGGYSKAWVTIFDAHITTLITTFVLFIFGTGPIKGFAVTLSVGIIINLFTAVFGSKVIFDWIVTKYKPRSLSI encoded by the coding sequence GTGCTAAAGTCATTAAAACTGAGAGCCATTCTTATCCTAGTGTTTCTGGTAATCTCCATTGTTTACTGCCTGCCCAATGTGGTTGAGCTTAAAGGCGCCTGGAAGCAGTACCTTCCTTCGGAAAAAATTCATCTCGGTCTCGACCTCAAAGGGGGCATACACCTTCTCCTCGAGCTCGATACCGCCAAGATGATGGAAAATCTGGGGGAGAGAAAATTTAACGGCCTTAAAGATGCGCTCATCCGTGACGGCATCCGCTTCCTGTCCCTGGACAGGAGGGACGGCGCCGTATCGGTCACCGTGAGAGCGGATCAGAAGGAAAAGCTCTATAATGTGGTGGGAAAAGAGTTTCCCGATCTGAAAGCGGACACGACCCGCGTGGAAGGCGATAACTTCAGCGTCCGGTTTATCTGGCTTGAAAAAGAGATTGCCGCCCTGAAAGAACATGCGGTGGAGCAGGCCCTGGAAACCATCAGGAACAGGATTGACCAGTTCGGCGTAAGCGAGCCGGTGATCGCCCGCCAGGGAGAGAACCAGATCCTGGTGCAGCTTCCCGGAGTGAAGGACCCGGAGAGGGCAATCGAGCTGATAGGGAAGACCGCGCAATTGGAATTCAAGCTGGTAGATGAGGAAAATGCCGCCAAGGCAACCTCGGGCGTGGCCCCGGAGGGCGATGAGCTTCTGATGGAGAAGAGGAGAAACCGGGAGACGGGCATTGTCACCAGCTCACCTATTTTGCTCAAGAAGCAGGCCCTCCTTACGGGAGACTTGCTTACGAGCGCAAAAGTGGGCGTGGGAAGCGGACTCGGTTCGGAGATTAGGGTCGACATAGAATTCAACAGCGAAGGGGCGAGGATCTTCGACAGAATCACGGGGGAAAATGTAGGAAAACGTATTGCCATAGTGCTTGATAATACGGTCTACTCGGCGCCCGTGGTAAAGGATAGAATTTCAGGCGGCAAGGCCCAGATAAGCGGCGGCTTTACCATGGATGAAGCGAGCGACCTCGCCATCGTGCTCAGGGCAGGGGCCCTTCCTGCGCCGGTAAAGATCGTCCAGAATATCACGATAGGACCCACCCTGGGTCAGGATTCAATCAATAAAGGCATTCAGGCGGCGCTCCTCGGAGCGGTGCTCGTAATCATATTCATGGTCTTTTATTATCGGTATTCCGGCGTGGTGGCCGATATCGCCCTTTTTCTCAACCTGATTTACCTTCTCGGGGCATTCAGCGCAATGAAGGCAACCATGACCCTTCCCGGTATCGCGGGTATTATCCTGACCATGGGAATAGGCGTGGACACGAACGTTATCATTTTTGAAAGAATACGTGAAGAATTGAGGCTGGGCAAGACGGTGAGGGCCGCCATAGACGGAGGATATTCGAAGGCGTGGGTCACGATCTTTGACGCCCATATTACCACCCTCATTACCACTTTCGTCCTCTTTATCTTCGGCACAGGACCGATAAAGGGTTTTGCGGTGACCTTAAGCGTGGGTATCATCATCAACCTTTTTACTGCGGTCTTCGGATCCAAGGTTATCTTCGATTGGATCGTGACAAAATATAAACCAAGGAGTCTGAGCATCTGA